A single region of the Spirochaetota bacterium genome encodes:
- the dctP gene encoding TRAP transporter substrate-binding protein DctP yields MKKIRLYIIFIVLLGFSIGVIGFSGAIAKKNAKYVWKMATIAPDAGYSDFLKNHLLTIIEEITNGEVTIDMYWGGVMGDEEDYITKMRIGQLHGCILSVGGVLMACPEMAVLQLPFLFYNYDEIEYIRKKLIKRFTDIYRNNGYKMLFWGDQDFDQIYSTKYEMRTPDDFRKCRFLTHAGKLEAELIKALGASPIPVGVPEVVPSIRTGVCNACISPPLWWMGSQLYTITKYVNTYPFRYSPASFVLAIKAWEKLPEKHKRAIDKEIPLIEKKLNKKIHVDNKKCLKAMIDYGVKEVKLNHEEIKFLKKKTKPMWNNLAGKLYPKELLDEIVKHLKIYRSKYARKGKDQLSSYWDL; encoded by the coding sequence ATGAAGAAAATTAGATTATATATTATATTTATAGTATTATTGGGTTTTTCTATTGGAGTGATAGGATTTTCAGGAGCTATAGCTAAGAAGAACGCAAAATATGTATGGAAAATGGCAACAATTGCGCCCGATGCTGGTTATTCTGACTTTTTAAAAAATCATTTACTAACGATAATTGAAGAAATTACTAATGGCGAGGTCACTATAGATATGTATTGGGGTGGGGTAATGGGAGATGAGGAAGATTATATAACCAAAATGAGGATCGGCCAACTTCATGGTTGTATATTATCAGTAGGCGGCGTTCTAATGGCCTGTCCTGAGATGGCTGTACTGCAGCTTCCATTCCTGTTTTATAATTATGATGAAATTGAATATATTAGGAAGAAGCTAATAAAACGATTTACCGACATTTATAGAAACAATGGTTATAAAATGTTATTTTGGGGAGACCAGGATTTTGACCAGATATATTCAACGAAATATGAGATGAGAACCCCTGATGACTTTCGGAAGTGCAGATTTTTAACACATGCTGGGAAGCTTGAGGCAGAGTTAATAAAGGCACTGGGTGCGAGTCCCATCCCAGTTGGTGTTCCAGAGGTCGTTCCTTCTATAAGAACTGGTGTATGTAACGCTTGTATTTCGCCGCCCTTATGGTGGATGGGATCTCAACTCTATACTATTACAAAATACGTAAACACATATCCCTTTAGATATTCTCCTGCCTCTTTTGTATTAGCAATAAAAGCATGGGAGAAACTCCCTGAGAAGCACAAGAGAGCTATTGATAAAGAAATACCTCTAATTGAAAAGAAATTAAACAAAAAAATTCATGTTGATAACAAGAAATGCCTTAAGGCGATGATAGATTATGGAGTTAAAGAGGTTAAACTAAACCATGAGGAAATCAAGTTTTTGAAAAAGAAAACGAAACCGATGTGGAATAACCTGGCAGGCAAGCTGTATCCAAAGGAACTATTGGACGAAATAGTAAAACATTTAAAGATATACCGCTCAAAGTATGCGAGGAAGGGCAAGGATCAGTTGTCATCATATTGGGACCTATAA
- the dctP gene encoding TRAP transporter substrate-binding protein DctP, which yields MRRSNKFYVSICILLCLLCGMIGLSEAKKKKNAKYVWKMATVAPDAAYLSEFLRDSLVTKFEKVTNNEVTVDMYWGGIMGDEEDYITKMRIGQLHGCVLSVGGVLMACPEMGVLQLPFLFNNYAEIAYIRKKLGKRFNDIYRKNGYKLIGWGDQDFDQIYSTKYEMKTAEEFRKCRFLTHAGLLEQELIKALGGSPIPVGVPEVVPSVRAGVCDTAISPALWWLGSQLYTITKYVNAYPFRYSPATLVVAIKSWDALPKKHRNAINKELPQLEKNLNKKIHEINRKCLKAMIDYGVKEVKMNNEEIEYIKKKTKPMWDKLAGKLYPKKLLDEILYHLKIYRSKYAKKDKDQGLSYWEL from the coding sequence ATGAGAAGAAGTAATAAATTTTATGTTTCAATTTGTATACTATTGTGTCTTTTATGTGGGATGATTGGACTATCTGAGGCAAAGAAAAAGAAGAATGCAAAATATGTATGGAAGATGGCAACAGTCGCGCCAGATGCAGCCTACCTTTCAGAATTTTTGAGAGATTCATTAGTAACTAAATTCGAAAAGGTTACTAACAACGAGGTTACTGTTGATATGTATTGGGGAGGGATAATGGGAGATGAGGAGGATTATATTACCAAAATGAGGATCGGCCAACTTCATGGTTGTGTATTATCAGTGGGCGGTGTTCTTATGGCCTGTCCAGAAATGGGTGTATTGCAACTTCCATTCCTCTTTAATAATTATGCGGAAATTGCTTATATTAGAAAAAAGTTGGGAAAAAGATTTAATGATATATACAGGAAAAATGGTTACAAATTAATAGGTTGGGGAGATCAGGATTTTGACCAGATATATTCAACAAAATATGAGATGAAAACTGCTGAAGAATTCAGGAAATGCAGGTTTTTAACACATGCCGGTCTTCTGGAACAGGAGTTAATAAAAGCCCTTGGAGGTAGTCCAATACCAGTTGGTGTGCCTGAGGTTGTGCCTTCTGTGCGGGCTGGTGTATGTGACACGGCTATATCCCCTGCCCTATGGTGGCTGGGATCACAGCTATATACAATAACTAAGTATGTAAATGCCTATCCATTTAGATATTCACCAGCTACACTAGTTGTTGCAATAAAATCATGGGATGCATTGCCTAAGAAGCACAGGAATGCCATTAATAAGGAATTACCTCAATTGGAAAAAAACCTGAATAAAAAAATTCATGAGATCAATAGAAAATGTCTTAAGGCGATGATAGATTATGGAGTGAAAGAGGTCAAAATGAACAATGAGGAGATCGAATATATTAAGAAGAAAACGAAACCGATGTGGGATAAACTGGCTGGCAAGCTGTATCCCAAAAAACTCTTGGATGAGATATTGTATCATTTAAAAATATACCGTTCAAAATATGCCAAGAAGGACAAAGATCAAGGATTATCATATTGGGAGTTATAG
- a CDS encoding pyruvate formate lyase family protein produces MSTEVQEKSEKELYDAREYWWWAEKKRSPRINYLRKAVWSKATKGSAWLPGIKLCLDNIRWQTKIFKEAPPSEPAMLTRARALASVLDNMPIFITDHSRIQGYPGGAPHLVTWIPTASTMINDDLYNDRTDIIDEEDLEEVKEMVEFWKGRTYEDICKQYFNRREKVIALTPSFVQPGRDMMGFDYVTPQPDWMYQGFDSIIASIDENMAEAEKAVREASTAEEQTSYMEKMSNWRAMKICLEATIRYARRFSQLAKVIADNFETDPDRRQELLQISETCDKVPAQPPEHIWEAIQFDHFVQIAYRLEWHNAAWPWRQDFWHWEFYKKDVLEEKNLSREDVIDYCSEWMITAYSIGKSWLRAGREVLQGSPGPYVWTIGGVDEKGHDACNDLTDCYLDAAMISRVSDPTFSFRYHSQARTETLKRVFDCIRHGLGYPSLRNDDVLIPNIMQWFGHPLKEARRWVHQACMAPAPDTKMGAPALRYPSAAIGGGSMGIVLALHDGLDPMTGMQTGIKTGNPATFETFDDFYNAWYEQMKFGFKTATTMEHKNRETEAKLFPKPMTSSLYERCIESGDNSARCKERSSLWFTLFAFGDTGDCLAAVKKLVYDEKKYTMAELVTALDANWVGYENMRMDFVKAPKWGNDDDYVDQVWVKMYDDLGKMSWSARDINGSPWPTLPESVNTHIAAASMISALPNGRRMGDPIYDGGCSPGAGLDKKGPTAVLKSVGKLDHIGSCRATLLNQRLSPAQLQGEKGFRLWRDYMKTWHELGIGHVQFNMVDNETLYAAQKDPEKYSELLVRIAGYSAHFVEMNKITQDAIIARNVQEM; encoded by the coding sequence ATGTCAACTGAAGTACAAGAGAAGAGTGAAAAAGAATTATATGATGCTCGTGAATATTGGTGGTGGGCGGAGAAAAAAAGATCACCAAGGATTAATTATCTCAGAAAAGCAGTATGGTCTAAGGCGACCAAAGGATCAGCATGGCTACCTGGGATTAAATTATGCCTTGATAATATTCGTTGGCAAACAAAGATATTTAAAGAGGCACCTCCCTCAGAACCAGCTATGCTGACTAGAGCTAGAGCACTGGCTTCTGTGCTAGATAATATGCCCATTTTTATTACTGATCATTCACGGATTCAGGGTTATCCCGGCGGCGCTCCACATCTCGTCACCTGGATACCCACAGCCTCGACTATGATAAATGATGATTTATATAATGATAGAACAGACATTATTGATGAGGAGGATCTGGAAGAGGTTAAAGAGATGGTCGAGTTCTGGAAGGGTAGAACTTATGAGGATATATGTAAGCAATATTTTAATCGTAGAGAAAAGGTAATCGCGCTGACACCGAGTTTTGTTCAACCTGGAAGAGATATGATGGGATTTGATTATGTCACACCGCAACCTGATTGGATGTATCAAGGATTTGATTCAATAATAGCAAGCATTGATGAAAATATGGCTGAAGCTGAGAAGGCAGTTCGTGAGGCTAGCACCGCAGAGGAACAGACTTCATATATGGAGAAGATGAGTAACTGGAGAGCTATGAAGATATGTCTGGAGGCTACGATCAGATATGCAAGGAGATTTAGTCAATTGGCTAAAGTAATCGCAGATAATTTTGAGACTGATCCTGATAGAAGACAGGAACTTCTACAGATAAGCGAAACATGCGACAAGGTACCCGCACAACCACCAGAGCATATATGGGAGGCAATCCAATTTGATCACTTTGTGCAGATAGCCTACAGATTAGAGTGGCATAATGCTGCATGGCCATGGAGACAAGATTTCTGGCATTGGGAATTCTACAAAAAGGATGTTCTTGAGGAAAAAAACCTATCAAGGGAAGATGTAATAGATTATTGCTCTGAGTGGATGATTACTGCTTATTCTATTGGAAAATCATGGCTCAGGGCTGGTCGTGAAGTTCTACAAGGAAGTCCGGGCCCCTATGTATGGACTATTGGAGGAGTTGATGAGAAAGGACATGATGCATGCAACGATTTAACTGACTGTTATCTTGATGCAGCCATGATAAGCAGGGTGAGCGATCCCACCTTTAGTTTTCGATATCACTCTCAGGCCCGAACAGAAACGCTTAAAAGGGTATTTGATTGTATCCGTCATGGTCTGGGTTATCCGTCCTTAAGGAATGATGATGTATTGATTCCAAATATTATGCAGTGGTTCGGCCATCCGTTGAAGGAGGCAAGGCGTTGGGTTCATCAGGCTTGCATGGCACCAGCTCCTGATACGAAAATGGGAGCCCCAGCCTTAAGATACCCATCAGCTGCAATCGGTGGTGGATCCATGGGCATAGTTCTGGCTCTCCATGATGGACTAGATCCCATGACTGGGATGCAGACTGGCATCAAGACAGGTAATCCAGCCACTTTTGAGACCTTTGATGATTTCTATAATGCCTGGTATGAGCAGATGAAGTTCGGTTTTAAGACTGCCACAACAATGGAGCATAAAAACAGGGAGACAGAGGCTAAATTATTTCCTAAACCCATGACCTCATCTCTATATGAGCGATGTATAGAGTCCGGTGATAATAGCGCTAGATGCAAGGAAAGGAGTAGTTTATGGTTTACACTTTTTGCTTTTGGTGACACCGGTGATTGCCTGGCTGCAGTAAAGAAGCTCGTGTATGATGAGAAAAAGTATACAATGGCTGAATTAGTAACAGCGCTGGATGCAAATTGGGTGGGTTATGAAAATATGAGAATGGACTTTGTAAAAGCTCCTAAATGGGGAAATGATGATGATTATGTAGACCAGGTATGGGTGAAAATGTATGATGATCTTGGCAAGATGTCATGGTCAGCGCGTGATATCAATGGTTCACCATGGCCTACCCTACCTGAGAGTGTAAATACTCATATAGCTGCGGCCTCAATGATTAGTGCGCTGCCAAACGGACGAAGAATGGGAGATCCAATATATGATGGAGGATGTTCTCCAGGCGCTGGTCTAGATAAAAAGGGGCCAACTGCAGTGCTAAAATCTGTAGGTAAGCTGGATCATATTGGTTCATGCAGGGCAACGCTCTTAAATCAAAGGCTGTCGCCAGCTCAGTTGCAGGGGGAGAAGGGCTTCAGATTATGGCGGGATTATATGAAGACCTGGCATGAACTGGGTATTGGTCATGTTCAGTTTAACATGGTTGATAATGAGACGCTATATGCTGCCCAAAAGGATCCAGAGAAGTATAGCGAGTTGCTGGTAAGAATTGCTGGATATAGCGCACATTTTGTGGAGATGAATAAGATAACACAGGATGCGATAATAGCGCGTAATGTTCAGGAAATGTAG
- the dctP gene encoding TRAP transporter substrate-binding protein DctP yields the protein MKRGKIIIIDIVILCFIIGSIDLTDVIARKKTKYLWKFGTVMPDAAFLSEYMKNDLIACFEKATNGELTMDIYWGGIMGDEEDYITKMRIDQLQGCSLSVGGVLMACPEMGVVQLPFLFNNYNEVEYIRRKLYSRFVEIYKNSGLKMLIWIDQDFDQIYSTKYEMRKPEDFKRSRFLTHAGTIEIELIKALGGSPIPVGVPEVVPSFRAGVCNSVISPALWWMGSQLYTMTKYVNPYPFRYSPATLVVSNKAWSRLPDKYRVAIDRELPRLEKFMNNMAHKMNRDCLRAMINYGLIEVKMTPEEIDVFRERTKPMWDNLAGKLYPKKLLEEIKYHLRIYRDKHTKKG from the coding sequence ATGAAGAGGGGGAAAATTATTATTATAGATATTGTTATTTTATGTTTCATCATTGGATCTATAGATTTAACTGATGTTATAGCGAGGAAGAAGACAAAGTATTTATGGAAATTTGGTACAGTTATGCCAGATGCGGCTTTTCTTTCAGAATATATGAAAAATGATTTAATTGCATGCTTCGAAAAAGCGACTAATGGCGAACTTACTATGGATATTTACTGGGGCGGTATTATGGGGGATGAGGAGGATTACATTACAAAGATGAGAATTGATCAACTTCAAGGATGTTCTCTATCAGTTGGTGGTGTATTAATGGCCTGCCCTGAGATGGGTGTTGTACAACTTCCCTTTCTATTTAATAATTATAATGAGGTTGAGTATATTAGGAGAAAGTTGTACTCAAGATTTGTTGAAATTTATAAGAACAGCGGTTTGAAGATGTTGATATGGATAGATCAGGATTTTGATCAGATATATTCAACGAAGTATGAGATGAGAAAACCTGAAGATTTTAAAAGGAGCAGATTTTTAACACATGCTGGTACAATTGAGATTGAGTTAATTAAAGCCCTTGGAGGCAGTCCCATACCGGTGGGTGTGCCTGAGGTTGTGCCCTCTTTTAGGGCAGGTGTTTGCAATTCGGTTATCTCTCCAGCATTGTGGTGGATGGGTTCCCAGCTCTATACAATGACAAAATATGTAAACCCCTATCCATTTAGATATTCACCAGCTACTTTAGTAGTTTCAAATAAAGCATGGAGCAGGCTTCCGGATAAGTATAGGGTGGCTATTGATAGAGAACTACCAAGACTAGAGAAATTCATGAACAATATGGCACACAAAATGAATAGAGATTGTCTCAGGGCGATGATAAATTATGGACTAATCGAGGTAAAGATGACTCCTGAGGAGATTGATGTTTTTAGGGAGAGGACTAAGCCTATGTGGGATAATTTGGCAGGTAAATTGTATCCAAAGAAACTTTTGGAGGAGATAAAATATCATTTAAGGATATATCGAGACAAACATACTAAGAAGGGTTAA
- the dctP gene encoding TRAP transporter substrate-binding protein DctP: protein MKKSRFCITYLVLLGFTISLIGFQGALAKKKPKYLLKMATVAPDAAYLSDLMRKYLVDRFEKVTNGEVTIDMYWGGIMGDEEDYITKMRIGQLQGCILSVGGVLMACPEMGVLQLPFLFNNYKEVDYIRKKLGKRFNNIYKKNGYKLVAWIDQDFDQIYSTKYEMKKADEFKKCRFLTHAGLLEQELIKALGASPIPVGVPEVVPSMRAGVCNVAISPALWWMGTQLYTITKYVNPYPFRYSPATLVISSKVWVKLPKKHRKSINKILPDLEKIANKEAHDINRKCLKAMIDYGVREVKMTPEEIEDFKKRTMPLWSNLAGKLYPKELLDEILYHLNIYRSTHAKKG from the coding sequence ATGAAGAAAAGTAGATTTTGTATTACATATCTGGTTTTATTGGGATTCACTATTTCATTGATTGGATTCCAGGGCGCTTTAGCAAAAAAAAAGCCAAAGTATCTGCTAAAAATGGCGACGGTTGCGCCTGATGCAGCATATCTTTCTGATTTAATGAGAAAATATTTGGTTGATCGCTTTGAAAAGGTAACCAATGGAGAGGTTACTATTGATATGTACTGGGGAGGAATAATGGGGGATGAGGAAGATTATATTACAAAGATGAGAATCGGGCAGCTACAGGGATGTATATTATCAGTAGGTGGTGTCCTAATGGCCTGTCCTGAGATGGGTGTGCTGCAGCTTCCTTTCCTCTTTAATAATTATAAGGAAGTGGATTATATAAGGAAAAAGTTGGGTAAGAGATTTAACAACATATATAAGAAAAATGGGTATAAATTAGTCGCCTGGATTGATCAGGATTTTGATCAGATATATTCAACGAAATATGAGATGAAAAAAGCTGATGAATTTAAGAAGTGTAGGTTTTTAACTCATGCTGGTCTTCTTGAACAAGAGTTAATAAAGGCGCTTGGTGCGAGTCCAATACCAGTAGGAGTGCCTGAGGTTGTTCCATCAATGAGAGCTGGTGTTTGTAATGTGGCTATATCTCCGGCTTTGTGGTGGATGGGCACTCAACTCTATACAATAACTAAATATGTAAATCCATATCCATTTAGGTATTCTCCTGCGACATTGGTAATTTCATCTAAGGTATGGGTGAAACTGCCCAAGAAGCATAGAAAGTCTATTAATAAAATATTACCAGATTTGGAGAAGATTGCAAATAAAGAAGCGCATGATATTAACAGAAAGTGTCTTAAAGCGATGATTGATTATGGTGTTAGGGAGGTAAAAATGACACCTGAAGAGATCGAGGATTTTAAGAAGAGGACAATGCCTTTATGGAGTAATTTAGCTGGCAAATTATATCCCAAAGAACTTTTGGATGAGATTTTATATCATTTAAATATATATCGCTCAACGCATGCTAAGAAGGGATAG
- a CDS encoding pyruvate formate lyase family protein, with product MVQSVKEKSEKELYDAREYWWWAEKKRSPRLNYLRKAVWSKATKGSAWLPGVKLCLDNIRYHTKIFKEAPPSEPMMLARARALAEVLDNMPIFITDYSRIQGYPGGAPHLITWIPTASSMINDDLINDRTDIIDDEDIEEAKEMVEFWKGRTYEDVCLQNFSRKEKVMSRMAADFGGGGRDISAFDYVTPQPEWMYQGFDSIIESIDEKMSDAEKAVREASTAEEQISYMEKITNWRAMKICLEATIRYARRFSQLAKIIADNFETDPDRRQELLRISETCEKVPARPPEHIWEAIQFDHFVQIAYRLEWHNAAWPWRQDYWHWPFYQKDVIQEKNLTRDEVVEYCAEWMIAGYTIGKSWLRVGREVLQGSPGPYVWTIGGMDEEGHDACNDLTDCYLDAAMISRVSDPTFSFRYHSKARIETLRKVFDCIRHGLGYPSIRNDDVLIPNLIQWFGHPLRDARRWVHQACMAPAPDTKMGAPALRYPQASLPAGSKAVSLAIFDGIDVVTGMQIGAKTGDCDKYDTFDDFYNAWYEQLKTGFKRSTTLEHKNREVEAKYYPKPMTSSLYERCIETGENSARSKERSSLWFTLFAFGDTGDSLAAVKKLVYEEKKYTMGELKAALQANWVGYEDMRMDFVKAPKWGNDDDYVDQIWVRMYEDLGKMSWSVRDICGSPWPTLPESVNTHIALANQIGALPNGRRLGDPIYDGGCSPGPGLDKKGPTAVLKSVGKLDHIGSCRATLLNQRLSPSQLQGEKGFRLWRDYIKTWHELGIGHVQFNMVDNETLYAAQKDPEKYSELLVRIAGYSAHFVEMNKMTQDAIIARNVQEM from the coding sequence ATGGTACAGAGTGTAAAGGAGAAGAGCGAGAAAGAACTTTACGATGCCCGAGAATACTGGTGGTGGGCTGAGAAGAAGAGATCCCCAAGGCTCAACTATTTGAGAAAAGCTGTCTGGTCTAAAGCGACCAAGGGTTCTGCATGGCTGCCGGGAGTCAAGTTATGTCTTGATAACATCCGTTACCATACTAAGATATTCAAAGAGGCACCTCCATCAGAACCTATGATGCTAGCCAGAGCAAGAGCCTTGGCTGAAGTCTTAGACAATATGCCCATTTTTATCACAGATTATTCAAGGATTCAGGGATATCCAGGAGGCGCTCCACATCTTATTACCTGGATACCAACAGCCTCATCAATGATCAATGATGATCTAATAAACGATAGAACTGATATTATTGATGATGAGGATATTGAGGAAGCGAAAGAGATGGTGGAGTTCTGGAAGGGAAGGACCTACGAGGATGTATGTTTACAAAATTTTAGCCGTAAGGAAAAAGTAATGTCCCGTATGGCGGCAGATTTCGGGGGTGGTGGAAGAGACATTTCTGCTTTTGACTATGTAACCCCTCAACCTGAGTGGATGTATCAGGGTTTTGACTCAATAATAGAGTCAATTGATGAGAAGATGTCTGATGCGGAGAAAGCGGTGCGTGAAGCAAGCACCGCAGAGGAACAGATCTCATATATGGAAAAGATAACTAATTGGAGAGCAATGAAGATTTGTCTGGAGGCAACGATAAGGTACGCCAGGCGGTTTAGCCAATTGGCTAAGATAATAGCGGATAACTTTGAAACGGATCCGGACAGAAGGCAGGAACTCCTACGTATAAGCGAGACTTGCGAGAAGGTGCCTGCACGTCCGCCGGAGCACATATGGGAGGCCATACAGTTTGATCATTTTGTGCAGATAGCCTACAGGTTAGAGTGGCATAACGCTGCATGGCCATGGCGTCAGGACTATTGGCACTGGCCCTTTTACCAGAAGGACGTGATTCAGGAAAAGAACCTTACAAGGGATGAGGTGGTTGAATATTGCGCTGAATGGATGATCGCTGGTTATACGATAGGCAAGTCATGGCTCAGGGTGGGCAGAGAGGTTTTGCAGGGTAGTCCGGGGCCTTACGTATGGACTATCGGTGGAATGGATGAGGAGGGGCATGATGCGTGCAACGATCTCACAGATTGTTATCTTGACGCAGCCATGATAAGCAGGGTAAGCGATCCCACCTTTAGTTTTCGATATCACTCTAAGGCCCGTATAGAAACCCTAAGAAAGGTGTTTGATTGTATTCGTCATGGACTGGGTTATCCATCCATAAGAAATGATGATGTGCTTATCCCAAATCTCATACAATGGTTTGGTCATCCATTAAGGGATGCTAGACGTTGGGTACATCAGGCCTGCATGGCTCCTGCTCCGGATACAAAGATGGGGGCGCCGGCATTAAGATATCCCCAAGCCTCCTTACCAGCAGGATCCAAGGCAGTATCTTTAGCAATTTTTGATGGTATTGATGTTGTCACTGGGATGCAGATAGGCGCTAAGACAGGGGATTGCGATAAATATGATACCTTTGATGATTTTTATAATGCATGGTATGAGCAACTTAAAACGGGTTTTAAGAGATCCACAACGTTGGAGCATAAGAATAGGGAGGTAGAAGCAAAATATTATCCAAAACCGATGACATCATCCCTTTATGAACGCTGTATAGAGACAGGCGAGAATAGCGCACGATCTAAGGAACGGAGTAGTTTATGGTTTACCCTCTTTGCCTTTGGGGATACTGGTGACTCTTTAGCAGCGGTTAAGAAGCTTGTATATGAAGAAAAGAAGTATACCATGGGTGAGTTAAAAGCAGCATTACAAGCGAACTGGGTTGGTTATGAGGATATGAGGATGGACTTTGTAAAAGCGCCAAAGTGGGGCAATGATGATGACTATGTGGATCAGATATGGGTTAGGATGTATGAGGACCTAGGAAAAATGTCATGGTCTGTGCGGGATATCTGTGGCTCTCCATGGCCAACCCTGCCTGAGAGTGTTAACACTCATATAGCCCTTGCCAATCAGATCGGAGCCTTACCCAACGGAAGAAGATTGGGGGATCCAATATATGATGGCGGATGCTCACCTGGTCCTGGTCTTGATAAGAAGGGACCTACTGCTGTGCTGAAATCTGTAGGCAAGCTGGATCATATTGGCTCATGCAGAGCCACGCTCTTGAATCAAAGGCTATCACCTTCCCAGCTACAAGGGGAGAAGGGATTCAGGTTATGGCGGGATTACATAAAAACCTGGCATGAATTGGGCATTGGTCATGTTCAATTTAATATGGTTGACAATGAGACGCTATACGCTGCCCAGAAGGATCCTGAGAAGTATAGCGAGTTGCTGGTTAGGATTGCCGGATATAGCGCGCATTTTGTTGAGATGAATAAGATGACACAGGATGCAATAATAGCCCGCAATGTTCAGGAGATGTAG
- the dctP gene encoding TRAP transporter substrate-binding protein DctP, with protein sequence MRRNIYISVFVLLSFFVSVILLTNAIAKKDAKYVWKMGLVMPDAAFASEYFRDEILASIERVTNGELTMDLYWGGTMGDEEDYIAKMRIDQLQAAGLSVGGVLMACPEMGVLQLPFLFNDFEEVGYIRNKLGTLFTDIYKKNGYKMLVWFDQDFDQIYSTRFEMRNHEDFKKCRFLTHAGKLEEELIKALGASPIPVGVPEVVPSMRTGVCNACISPAVWWMGAQLYTITKYVNTYPLRYSPASMVVSMKAWKSLPAKHRKAVNRELPMMGKKFNDMMKDMNKKCLRAMIDYGIKEVKLTSEEIEEFRKRTMPLWDKLAGKLYPRKLLDEIVYHLRIYRARHVTKG encoded by the coding sequence AAGGATGCAAAATATGTATGGAAAATGGGGTTAGTCATGCCAGATGCAGCTTTTGCTTCGGAATATTTTAGAGATGAAATATTAGCTAGCATAGAGAGGGTGACTAATGGTGAACTCACGATGGATCTATATTGGGGCGGCACAATGGGAGATGAGGAGGATTATATAGCCAAGATGAGGATTGATCAACTTCAGGCTGCAGGTTTATCAGTGGGTGGTGTTCTTATGGCTTGCCCTGAGATGGGTGTACTGCAACTTCCTTTTCTGTTTAATGATTTTGAGGAGGTCGGTTATATTAGGAATAAATTGGGAACATTATTTACTGATATTTATAAAAAAAATGGTTACAAAATGTTAGTATGGTTTGATCAGGATTTTGATCAGATATATTCAACAAGATTTGAGATGAGGAATCATGAGGACTTTAAGAAGTGTAGATTTTTAACACATGCTGGCAAACTTGAGGAGGAGTTAATTAAGGCGCTTGGAGCAAGTCCAATACCTGTAGGTGTGCCAGAGGTTGTTCCTTCAATGAGAACCGGTGTATGTAATGCTTGTATTTCTCCTGCTGTCTGGTGGATGGGAGCTCAACTCTATACAATAACAAAATATGTTAATACATACCCTTTAAGATATTCCCCGGCCTCAATGGTAGTATCAATGAAGGCTTGGAAGAGTCTCCCTGCAAAACACAGGAAGGCTGTTAATAGAGAATTGCCAATGATGGGGAAAAAGTTCAACGATATGATGAAAGATATGAACAAAAAGTGTCTAAGAGCAATGATAGATTATGGGATAAAGGAGGTCAAGTTGACTTCAGAGGAGATTGAGGAATTCAGAAAAAGGACAATGCCTTTATGGGATAAGTTAGCTGGTAAATTATACCCAAGGAAGCTTTTGGATGAGATAGTATATCATTTAAGGATATATCGCGCTAGGCATGTTACTAAGGGATAA